In Bombyx mori chromosome 11, ASM3026992v2, one genomic interval encodes:
- the LOC101742906 gene encoding uncharacterized protein LOC101742906 isoform X1, producing the protein MKTSQHQFELLVTIMEEHGDLSKPSSSARGRMAGIKHWEELTSLLNSDGSGDTKTTEKWKKVWSDFKNNTKKKAARMYKFASRTGGGPALNTKLTELEQRVLNIIGMQTATGLAVAEAGISQDIVVSQPRTPVQSGNTGVELCNEPGPSGRIYTGPSTSRETQVETTPHNQAFNVDIEIVEADVVPTSYLESAFTAPQSPVQYGPTTPRRRERPSRVRSPLQRRARLTQTEHAALLFRNSDSNWRAFKIDQHKDFMEMRKDRNRVREMEVQAQREWQAMGLSALDLLTQVVNKFCKD; encoded by the exons ATGAAAACAAGCCAGCATCAATTTGAATTATTGGTAACTATTATGGAAGA ACACGGAGATCTCAGCAAGCCGTCATCCAGCGCTAGAGGTCGGATGGCAGGTATTAAGCATTGGGAGGAGTTAACGTCGTTATTAAACAGCGATGGCAGTGGTGATACAAAAACCACAGAGAAGTGGAAAAAG GTGTGGAgcgattttaaaaataacaccAAAAAGAAAGCGGCACGCATGTATAAATTTGCAAGTAGAACTGGTGGTGGACCTGCATTAAATACTAAACTTACAGAGTTGGAACAAAGAGTTTTGAATATTATTGGTATGCAGACAGCAACAGGTTTAGCGGTGGCTGAGGCAGGAATTTCGCAG gaTATTGTTGTATCACAACCCCGAACTCCAGTACAATCTGGCAATACAG GTGTTGAACTATGTAATGAGCCTGGACCTTCTGGTCGAATATATACAGGACCAAGCACATCCAGGGAGACCCAGGTTGAGACAACACCTCATAACCAGGCATTCAATGTAGATATTGAAATTGTAGAAG CAGATGTGGTACCAACATCATATCTGGAGTCTGCCTTTACTGCACCTCAGTCTCCTGTGCAGTATGGACCAACCACACCACGCCGTCGCGAAAGACCATCACGAGTACGATCCCCGCTTCAAAGACGTGCCAGGCTAACACAGACAGAGCACGCTGCACTTCTTTTTAGAAATTCAGATTCTAATTGGagagcatttaaaattgaccAACATAAAGATTTCATGGAAATGCGCAAAGATCGGAATAGAGTAAGAGAAATGGAAGTGCAGGCTCAGAGGGAATGGCAAGCCATGGGTTTAAGTGCATTAGACTTATTAACTCAAGTAGTTAATAAGTTTTGTAAAGATTAA
- the LOC101742906 gene encoding uncharacterized protein LOC101742906 isoform X2, with the protein MKTSQHQFELLVTIMEEHGDLSKPSSSARGRMAGIKHWEELTSLLNSDGSGDTKTTEKWKKVWSDFKNNTKKKAARMYKFASRTGGGPALNTKLTELEQRVLNIIGMQTATGLAVAEAGISQDIVVSQPRTPVQSGNTGVELCNEPGPSGRIYTGPSTSRETQVETTPHNQAFNVDIEIVEDVVPTSYLESAFTAPQSPVQYGPTTPRRRERPSRVRSPLQRRARLTQTEHAALLFRNSDSNWRAFKIDQHKDFMEMRKDRNRVREMEVQAQREWQAMGLSALDLLTQVVNKFCKD; encoded by the exons ATGAAAACAAGCCAGCATCAATTTGAATTATTGGTAACTATTATGGAAGA ACACGGAGATCTCAGCAAGCCGTCATCCAGCGCTAGAGGTCGGATGGCAGGTATTAAGCATTGGGAGGAGTTAACGTCGTTATTAAACAGCGATGGCAGTGGTGATACAAAAACCACAGAGAAGTGGAAAAAG GTGTGGAgcgattttaaaaataacaccAAAAAGAAAGCGGCACGCATGTATAAATTTGCAAGTAGAACTGGTGGTGGACCTGCATTAAATACTAAACTTACAGAGTTGGAACAAAGAGTTTTGAATATTATTGGTATGCAGACAGCAACAGGTTTAGCGGTGGCTGAGGCAGGAATTTCGCAG gaTATTGTTGTATCACAACCCCGAACTCCAGTACAATCTGGCAATACAG GTGTTGAACTATGTAATGAGCCTGGACCTTCTGGTCGAATATATACAGGACCAAGCACATCCAGGGAGACCCAGGTTGAGACAACACCTCATAACCAGGCATTCAATGTAGATATTGAAATTGTAGAAG ATGTGGTACCAACATCATATCTGGAGTCTGCCTTTACTGCACCTCAGTCTCCTGTGCAGTATGGACCAACCACACCACGCCGTCGCGAAAGACCATCACGAGTACGATCCCCGCTTCAAAGACGTGCCAGGCTAACACAGACAGAGCACGCTGCACTTCTTTTTAGAAATTCAGATTCTAATTGGagagcatttaaaattgaccAACATAAAGATTTCATGGAAATGCGCAAAGATCGGAATAGAGTAAGAGAAATGGAAGTGCAGGCTCAGAGGGAATGGCAAGCCATGGGTTTAAGTGCATTAGACTTATTAACTCAAGTAGTTAATAAGTTTTGTAAAGATTAA
- the LOC101742906 gene encoding uncharacterized protein LOC101742906 isoform X4, with protein sequence MAGIKHWEELTSLLNSDGSGDTKTTEKWKKVWSDFKNNTKKKAARMYKFASRTGGGPALNTKLTELEQRVLNIIGMQTATGLAVAEAGISQDIVVSQPRTPVQSGNTGVELCNEPGPSGRIYTGPSTSRETQVETTPHNQAFNVDIEIVEDVVPTSYLESAFTAPQSPVQYGPTTPRRRERPSRVRSPLQRRARLTQTEHAALLFRNSDSNWRAFKIDQHKDFMEMRKDRNRVREMEVQAQREWQAMGLSALDLLTQVVNKFCKD encoded by the exons ATGGCAGGTATTAAGCATTGGGAGGAGTTAACGTCGTTATTAAACAGCGATGGCAGTGGTGATACAAAAACCACAGAGAAGTGGAAAAAG GTGTGGAgcgattttaaaaataacaccAAAAAGAAAGCGGCACGCATGTATAAATTTGCAAGTAGAACTGGTGGTGGACCTGCATTAAATACTAAACTTACAGAGTTGGAACAAAGAGTTTTGAATATTATTGGTATGCAGACAGCAACAGGTTTAGCGGTGGCTGAGGCAGGAATTTCGCAG gaTATTGTTGTATCACAACCCCGAACTCCAGTACAATCTGGCAATACAG GTGTTGAACTATGTAATGAGCCTGGACCTTCTGGTCGAATATATACAGGACCAAGCACATCCAGGGAGACCCAGGTTGAGACAACACCTCATAACCAGGCATTCAATGTAGATATTGAAATTGTAGAAG ATGTGGTACCAACATCATATCTGGAGTCTGCCTTTACTGCACCTCAGTCTCCTGTGCAGTATGGACCAACCACACCACGCCGTCGCGAAAGACCATCACGAGTACGATCCCCGCTTCAAAGACGTGCCAGGCTAACACAGACAGAGCACGCTGCACTTCTTTTTAGAAATTCAGATTCTAATTGGagagcatttaaaattgaccAACATAAAGATTTCATGGAAATGCGCAAAGATCGGAATAGAGTAAGAGAAATGGAAGTGCAGGCTCAGAGGGAATGGCAAGCCATGGGTTTAAGTGCATTAGACTTATTAACTCAAGTAGTTAATAAGTTTTGTAAAGATTAA
- the LOC101742906 gene encoding uncharacterized protein LOC101742906 isoform X3 yields the protein MAGIKHWEELTSLLNSDGSGDTKTTEKWKKVWSDFKNNTKKKAARMYKFASRTGGGPALNTKLTELEQRVLNIIGMQTATGLAVAEAGISQDIVVSQPRTPVQSGNTGVELCNEPGPSGRIYTGPSTSRETQVETTPHNQAFNVDIEIVEADVVPTSYLESAFTAPQSPVQYGPTTPRRRERPSRVRSPLQRRARLTQTEHAALLFRNSDSNWRAFKIDQHKDFMEMRKDRNRVREMEVQAQREWQAMGLSALDLLTQVVNKFCKD from the exons ATGGCAGGTATTAAGCATTGGGAGGAGTTAACGTCGTTATTAAACAGCGATGGCAGTGGTGATACAAAAACCACAGAGAAGTGGAAAAAG GTGTGGAgcgattttaaaaataacaccAAAAAGAAAGCGGCACGCATGTATAAATTTGCAAGTAGAACTGGTGGTGGACCTGCATTAAATACTAAACTTACAGAGTTGGAACAAAGAGTTTTGAATATTATTGGTATGCAGACAGCAACAGGTTTAGCGGTGGCTGAGGCAGGAATTTCGCAG gaTATTGTTGTATCACAACCCCGAACTCCAGTACAATCTGGCAATACAG GTGTTGAACTATGTAATGAGCCTGGACCTTCTGGTCGAATATATACAGGACCAAGCACATCCAGGGAGACCCAGGTTGAGACAACACCTCATAACCAGGCATTCAATGTAGATATTGAAATTGTAGAAG CAGATGTGGTACCAACATCATATCTGGAGTCTGCCTTTACTGCACCTCAGTCTCCTGTGCAGTATGGACCAACCACACCACGCCGTCGCGAAAGACCATCACGAGTACGATCCCCGCTTCAAAGACGTGCCAGGCTAACACAGACAGAGCACGCTGCACTTCTTTTTAGAAATTCAGATTCTAATTGGagagcatttaaaattgaccAACATAAAGATTTCATGGAAATGCGCAAAGATCGGAATAGAGTAAGAGAAATGGAAGTGCAGGCTCAGAGGGAATGGCAAGCCATGGGTTTAAGTGCATTAGACTTATTAACTCAAGTAGTTAATAAGTTTTGTAAAGATTAA